One window of the Nitrospira sp. genome contains the following:
- a CDS encoding aminotransferase class I/II-fold pyridoxal phosphate-dependent enzyme has translation MPSRVAVWRDLDKQLTFAEVSAKKIGLEWERGGAVMKRTGNLRMAQLGPSEIRAMTQACVNAKGVNMAQGVCDTPVPLPVLEGAKRAMDQGFNTYTRFDGLAELRQALATKLARYNGIQADPERHITVSAGATGSFHCACAALLNPGDEVILFEPYYQYHATALKSVDTVPVPVRMQPPDWTFSLAEVERAVTNRTRAIVVNSPGNPSGKVFSRAELEGIAEIATRHDLFVFTDEIYEYVLYDGRQHVSLATLPDMAERTITIGGYSKTFSITGWRIGYSVAAERWAHLIGAMNDLLYVCAPAPLQMGVAAGIRELPDSFYREMTREFQRKRDRFCEALLQAGLTPSVPQGAYYVLADASRLPGSTGKARAMALLEMAGVAAVPGEAFFSGPEGARFVRFSYAKTESDFDEACRRVARLHL, from the coding sequence GTGCCATCAAGGGTGGCGGTGTGGCGGGATCTCGACAAGCAGTTGACCTTCGCCGAGGTCTCTGCGAAAAAGATCGGATTGGAATGGGAGAGAGGAGGAGCAGTGATGAAGCGAACGGGGAATCTCAGGATGGCGCAGCTCGGACCGTCGGAAATCCGAGCCATGACTCAGGCCTGTGTGAACGCCAAGGGGGTGAACATGGCCCAAGGGGTCTGTGACACGCCCGTCCCACTGCCGGTCTTGGAGGGTGCCAAGCGCGCCATGGACCAGGGATTCAATACCTATACGCGATTCGACGGTCTCGCTGAATTGCGGCAGGCGCTGGCCACGAAGCTGGCTCGCTACAATGGCATTCAGGCCGATCCTGAACGCCACATCACGGTGAGTGCCGGGGCGACGGGCTCGTTTCATTGCGCGTGCGCCGCCCTGTTGAACCCCGGCGATGAGGTCATTCTCTTCGAACCCTACTACCAGTACCATGCGACGGCGCTGAAGTCGGTCGATACCGTTCCTGTGCCGGTGCGGATGCAACCACCTGATTGGACTTTCTCGCTCGCCGAGGTGGAAAGGGCCGTTACGAACCGCACCAGAGCGATTGTGGTGAATAGCCCCGGCAATCCATCGGGTAAAGTGTTTTCGCGTGCGGAGCTGGAAGGGATTGCCGAGATCGCGACGCGCCACGACTTGTTCGTCTTCACCGACGAAATCTACGAGTACGTTTTGTATGATGGCCGACAACACGTGAGTCTCGCGACCTTGCCTGATATGGCCGAGCGGACGATCACAATCGGAGGCTACTCCAAGACATTCAGCATTACCGGGTGGCGCATCGGCTACAGCGTCGCGGCGGAGCGCTGGGCGCATCTCATCGGGGCGATGAATGATCTGTTGTATGTCTGTGCGCCTGCGCCATTGCAAATGGGTGTGGCGGCCGGCATTCGCGAGCTGCCGGACTCCTTCTACCGGGAGATGACTCGGGAGTTTCAACGCAAGCGGGACCGCTTTTGCGAGGCGCTCTTGCAGGCGGGGCTCACGCCGTCTGTTCCCCAGGGCGCCTACTACGTTCTGGCGGACGCGAGCCGGCTTCCAGGGAGCACTGGCAAGGCTCGCGCGATGGCGCTATTGGAGATGGCTGGCGTAGCCGCCGTTCCAGGAGAAGCCTTCTTCTCGGGTCCGGAAGGCGCGCGGTTTGTGCGTTTCAGCTATGCGAAAACCGAGTCTGATTTTGACGAGGCTTGTCGGCGGGTGGCGAGGCTCCATCTGTAA
- a CDS encoding PilZ domain-containing protein: protein MELRPQPPANPDPASDHHKDRRGRRMPLSCRLFFFGEDDFEGEATLLDISASGCRASSSIPLEIGMILRLSLFLPDHQWPLRINQALIRWIDHKEIGLEFIDITMAQRERLRTLVMKAR from the coding sequence ATGGAATTACGACCACAACCGCCTGCGAACCCGGACCCGGCAAGCGATCACCACAAGGATCGACGAGGAAGGCGGATGCCGCTCTCCTGCCGTCTGTTCTTCTTCGGCGAAGACGACTTCGAGGGTGAGGCCACGCTACTGGACATTTCCGCGAGCGGCTGTCGCGCGAGTTCGTCGATTCCACTCGAGATCGGAATGATTCTGCGACTGTCTCTTTTCCTGCCCGATCATCAATGGCCGCTACGCATCAATCAGGCGCTCATTCGCTGGATCGACCACAAGGAGATCGGACTGGAGTTCATCGACATTACCATGGCCCAGCGGGAGCGGCTGCGGACGTTGGTGATGAAAGCACGATAA
- a CDS encoding lytic transglycosylase domain-containing protein yields the protein MTTPISIQRFRPSVAFLRNAGILVLAMAMVGAIPVPTKSDFDGRPRYDTQEIRRAIAFYAKRYRLDPALLRAVIKTESDFRPDAVSRKGAVGLMQLTPETAATLRVGDLHDPIQNIGGGAKQLRHLLNLYDGDLSLTLAAYNAGVHRVKGGRIPRIRETQHYVRKVLKYYERYRSRSPQATPPDHSAKPPSISLPSPS from the coding sequence GTGACTACTCCAATCTCCATACAGCGGTTTCGCCCCTCCGTTGCGTTTCTGCGCAACGCGGGGATTCTTGTATTGGCCATGGCGATGGTCGGGGCGATTCCTGTTCCCACGAAGTCGGATTTCGACGGGCGCCCGCGATATGACACACAGGAAATCCGTCGGGCGATCGCGTTCTACGCTAAACGGTACCGACTCGATCCGGCGCTCTTGCGTGCGGTCATTAAGACGGAGTCTGATTTTCGTCCGGACGCGGTCTCTCGGAAGGGAGCGGTCGGGCTCATGCAATTGACTCCCGAGACCGCTGCCACCTTACGGGTGGGAGACCTCCACGATCCCATTCAGAACATCGGTGGTGGCGCGAAACAGCTGCGGCATCTGCTGAATCTCTACGACGGGGATCTTTCGCTGACGCTGGCCGCCTACAATGCCGGGGTACATCGGGTGAAGGGAGGCCGGATTCCACGTATTCGCGAAACCCAGCACTATGTGCGCAAAGTGCTCAAGTACTACGAAAGGTATCGATCCAGAAGTCCCCAAGCGACTCCGCCGGATCATTCAGCCAAGCCCCCTTCAATATCGCTGCCCTCTCCATCGTAG
- the msrA gene encoding peptide-methionine (S)-S-oxide reductase MsrA, protein MTRRNFGQAALAGMVLVMGLGLSLIQPERSAATAPAKAYFAGGCFWCMEEAFEKVDGVLSTVSGYMDGTLANPTYEQVSAGGTGHAESVEVTYDPAKVSYEKLLDAFWRNVDPLTPNAQFCDHGNQYRAAIFPSTPEEQKLAEASRKRLEESKRFHSPIVTQIVAATAFYPAEEYHQDFYKKNPVRYKFYKFNCGRTQRLEEVWGKP, encoded by the coding sequence ATGACAAGACGGAATTTCGGACAAGCAGCATTGGCAGGGATGGTCCTGGTGATGGGGTTGGGCCTTAGTCTGATCCAACCGGAGCGCTCGGCCGCGACCGCTCCAGCCAAGGCCTATTTTGCCGGCGGGTGCTTCTGGTGCATGGAGGAAGCCTTTGAGAAAGTCGACGGTGTCCTCTCGACGGTGTCCGGCTACATGGACGGAACCCTGGCCAATCCGACCTATGAGCAGGTGTCAGCCGGCGGGACCGGGCACGCGGAATCGGTTGAGGTGACCTACGATCCCGCCAAAGTGAGTTACGAGAAGCTCTTGGATGCGTTCTGGCGCAATGTGGATCCGTTGACCCCGAACGCCCAATTCTGTGACCATGGCAATCAGTATCGGGCCGCGATATTTCCTTCGACTCCCGAAGAGCAGAAATTGGCAGAGGCCTCGAGAAAGCGACTTGAAGAGTCGAAAAGATTTCATAGCCCGATCGTGACGCAGATTGTAGCGGCCACGGCGTTTTACCCGGCCGAAGAGTATCACCAGGATTTCTATAAAAAGAATCCCGTGCGCTATAAGTTCTATAAATTCAATTGCGGCCGGACCCAACGGCTGGAAGAGGTTTGGGGGAAGCCCTAG
- a CDS encoding LEA type 2 family protein, giving the protein MHFSKLLLFVATLTALSGCASWFAKGEIPDVLVSNITPLDSTPFEQRLKIDLRVRNPNDYELQVTGMDIRLDLNGKRLARGLGNQAFTVPRLSDSVVSIETTTSTLDVVRQVLGLRKVQALSYEISGVLHLKEGRLPFENSGVLVEKGELSGVLAP; this is encoded by the coding sequence ATGCATTTCTCGAAGCTTCTGCTCTTCGTTGCGACCCTCACTGCGCTGTCCGGTTGCGCCTCCTGGTTCGCGAAGGGGGAAATACCGGACGTGCTGGTCAGCAATATCACCCCTCTGGATAGCACGCCATTCGAGCAGCGGCTCAAAATCGATCTGCGCGTCCGGAATCCGAACGACTACGAGCTCCAGGTGACCGGCATGGACATCCGATTGGATTTGAATGGAAAGCGGTTGGCCCGCGGTCTCGGGAACCAGGCGTTCACCGTCCCGCGTTTGAGCGATAGCGTCGTGTCGATTGAAACGACGACATCTACCCTCGATGTCGTGCGACAGGTTCTCGGGTTACGAAAAGTTCAGGCCCTGAGTTACGAGATCAGCGGCGTGCTGCATCTCAAAGAGGGCCGGCTCCCCTTCGAGAATAGCGGGGTGCTGGTAGAAAAAGGCGAGCTCTCCGGCGTTCTCGCTCCCTAA